The window CGAGGATGTCGGTCGCCTTGGCGTCCATGGCGAGGGGGCGCTCGGCGAACAGGAACATGGCGCCGTCGAGCAGTTCCACCAGGGTCTTCGCGCGCTCCTTCAGCCCCGGCATGGCGGCGAGCAGCTTGGACCGCATCGCGCCGTCGAGCTTGGCCGCGATCGCGTCCCCGCCCGGCAGGTGCGGCAGCGTGGCGATCAGCGCCTCCACGAGATGCGCGTCGTCGGCGCCGCGGATGTAGTGGCCGTCCATGTTCTCGAGCTTGGCGAAGTCGAAGCGCGACGGGGAGCGCCCGACGCCGCCGAGGTCGAAGGCCGAGACCATCTCGTCGGTGGTGAAGAACTCGCGGTCGCCCTGGCTCCAGCCGAGGCGCAGGAGGTAGTTGCGCAGCGCTTCCGGCAGGTAGCCCATGGCGCGGTACTGCTCGACGCCGAGCGCGCCGTGGCGCTTCGACAGCTTGGCGCCGTCGGCCCCGTGGATGAGCGGGATGTGCGCCATGGCGGGCACGGACCAACCGAGCGCCTCGTAGATCTGCATCTGGCGGGCCGCGTTGGTCAGGTGGTCGTCGCCGCGGATGATCTGCGTCACGCCCATGTCGTGATCGTCCACCACCACGGCCAGCATGTAGGTCGGCGAGCCGTCCGAGCGCAGCAGCACGAGGTCGTCGAGGTCCTTGTTGGCCCAGGTGACGGTGCCCTGCACGCCGTCGTGCAGCACGGTGGAGCCGTCCTGCGGCGCGCGCAGCCGGACCACCGGCCTGACGCCGGCGGGCGCCTCGGCCGGGTCGCGGTCGCGCCAGCGGCCGTCGTAGCGCGGCGGCCTCTTCTCGGCGCGGGCGAGCTCGCGCATCTCGTCGAGCTCGGCGGGCGTGGCGTAGCAGCGGTAGGCGCGGCCCTGCTCCAGCAGCGCCTCCACGGCCTCGCGGTGCCGCTCGGCGCGGCTCGCCTGATAGACGACCTCGCCGACCCAATCGAGGCCGAGCCACCTGAGGCCGTCCAGGATCGCGTCGATGGCGGCCGTCGTCGAGCGCTCGCGATCGGTGTCCTCGATGCGCAGCAGCATCGTGCCGCCGTGGCGGCGGGCATGGAGCCAGTTGAACAGGGCCGTGCGGGCGCCGCCGATGTGGAGGAAGCCCGTCGGCGACGGCGCGAAGCGCGTGATCACGGGCTCGGACATGGGCGGAAGCAACTTATAGTTGGAACGGATCGGGAACCGGGGGGCCGTGACCCTTGCCCGGGCGGCCGCGCTCTAACATGAAGGTTCGATCACCACAAAGGGCGGGAGGCCGCCGTGCCGAACGCGTTCCGGGGTGGCGGTTCGGCCGGGGTGGCGCAGGGCGCCTGGCCGCGCCGGGCCGCCGCCCTGTCGGCGCGGCTCGGCGGCCTGTCGCTGGCCCGGTCCTGGGCGGAGGAGTGGGACGAGCGCCGCCCCTTCCTGTGGCTTCCCGTCGCGGCCGGCGCCGGCGTCTTCCTGTATCTCGCCGCCGAGCGCGAGCCCGTGCTGTGGCTGCCGCTCGCGGCCCTGGCGCTGTGCGTGGGCGCCTGCGTGGCCCTGCGCGGCCGGCCGGGGCCGCTCGGCGCGGCCCTGCTGGCGCTGGCGCTGGTCGGCGGCTTCGTGTCGGCCGAGCTTCGGGCCCGCGCGGTCGCAACGCCCATGCTGGACCGCGTCCGCATCCTCAAGCTCACCGGCACGATCGAGGAGGTGGACCTCCGCCCGGCCGGGGCGCGCGTCCTGCTCGCCGTGACGGGCGCCGACGGCATCGACGCCGCCCGCGTGCCGCGCCGGGTGCGCCTGACGACGAAGCGCCTCGGCGACCTCGCGGCCGGCTCCGCCGTCGCCGTCACGGCGCGGCTGCTGCCGCCGGCCCGCGCCGCGGCCCCCGACGAGTACGACTTCGCCCGCGACGCCTTCTTCTCCGGGATCGGCGCGGTCGGCACGGCGCTGGGACGGATAGCGCCGACCGCGGCCGGGGACGACTCCGGCTGGGCCGCGCGGCTCCACCGCGCGGTGGACCGCGCCCGCAACGCGCTGGCCATCAGGGTCAGCGCGGTGGTGGGCGACGGCGACACCGGCGCGATCGCGGCCGCCATGGTGACGGGCAAGCGCGACCTCCTGTCCGCGGAAGGGCGCGAGGTGATCCGCGAGGCCGGCATCTTCCACATCATCACGATCGCGGGCGTGCAGATGACGCTGGTGGCGGGGCTGCTCTTCGGCGCCGTCCGCCGCCTGCTGGCGCTGAGCCCCGAGCTGGCGCTGCGCCGTCCCATCAAGGCCTGGGCGGCCGGGGTCGCGCTTCTGGGCGCCGTCGCCTACGACATCGGCACGGGCTCGCGCGTCGGCACGCAGCGGGCGCTGTTCATGACGGCGATCATGCTCGCCGCCGCCATCGCCGGGCGCCGGGCGCTGACCATGCGCAACCTCGGCTTCGCGGCGCTCCTCGTCGTCGCCATCGAGCCCGAGCAGGTCGCGGGCGCGAGCTTCCAATTGTCCTTCGCGGCCGTGTCGGCGCTCATCGCCGTGCAGGAGGCGCGCACCCGCCGCGCGCCGGACGACCTCTTCGCCGAGCCGAAGCCCCGCGCCCCGCGGGCGCCGCCCTGGCGCGGGCGCGCCGGCCGCGCCGCGGCCTCGGTGCTGCACCTCCTGACCGCGACGGTCTTCGCCACGCTGGCGACGGCCTCCTTCATGGCGGCGGAGTTCCACGAGCTGAGCCCCTACGTCTTCGTCGGCAACCCGCTGACGCTGGCGATGATCGAGTTCTTCGCCGTGCCGGGCGCGCTGCTCGGCACCCTGCTCTACCCGCTCGGGCTCGACGCGCCGGTGTGGCACTGGGTCGGCTGGGGCATCCGAGCCGTGCTGTGGGTCGCGCGCATCCTCGGCGCGGCCCCGATGTCGACGCTGCACCTGCCCGCCTTCGTGCCCTGGGCCCTGCCCTGCCTCGCGCTGGCGCTGCTGTCGGTCGTGATCTGGCGGACGGCGCTCCTGCGCCTCACCGCCGTGCCGCTCCTCGCCCTCGGGCTGACCGGCGCCGCCTGCGGGCCGAGCGCCGACCTGATCGTGGCGCCGACCGGCGACGCCCTGGCGGTCCGGGGGCCCGACGGCACGCTCGGCACGCTCGGGCGCGCCTCCGGCTTCACGGCCGCGCAGTGGCTGCGCGCGGACGGAGACGCCCGCGACGCCGAGGCGCTCGGCAAGGCGGCGCTGGTCGCACCCGGGGCGCGCTGCGACCGGCTCGGCTGCACGGCGCCGCTGCCCGGCGGCGGCGCGGTGGCGCTGGTCGCGGACGCGGGGGGCTTCGCGGAGGACTGCCGGCGCGCCGCGATCGTGGTCAGCCCGCTCGTCGCGCCCCTCCCCTGCGCGGCCGGGATCGTGATCGACCGCCTCAGCCTGGAATCGAGCGGCGCCGTCGCGCTGCGGCGGACCGCGGACGGCTGGGCGCGGCGGGACGCGCGCTCGCCCGGCGAGGACCGGCCCTGGTCGCCGGCGCCGCCCCTGCGTCGGCGCTCCGAACCCCGGATCCGCCCCGGCGCCGAGCCCGCGAACGACGCCGGAACCCCGCCCGACGGTGAAGCCGAGGCGGTCCGCATCCCGTGACGACCTTTCGGACCGGCGGGCGAGACGCTACATTGGGGGCGATGCCCCGTGCTCGATCGCCGGTGGGAGAGGGTCCGATGGCTGTCCGGAAACGTTATCAGGTGATGTCGCTGACCGAGTCGGCGGCGGCGCGCGTCCAGGAGATCATGGGCAACGCCGCGACCAAGCCCTTCGGCCTGCGGGTGGGCGTGAAGAACGGCGGCTGCGCTGGCATGTCCTACACGATGGAGATGGCGGACGCGCCCGCGCCGGCCGACGAAGTCGTCGAGGACAAGGGCGTGCGCATCCTCATCGACCCCAAGGCCGTGCTGTTCCTGCTCGGCACCGAGATGGACTTCGAGACCACGAAGCTGTCGTCCGGCTTCACCTTCCGCAACCCGAACCAGACCTCGGCCTGCGGCTGCGGCGAGAGCGTCGCCATCACGCCGGCGAGCCCGGAAGCGCTCGCCGGGGCCGCCTGAGGCCCGCTCCGCGGGGCGTCGACGGGCTCCGAAGCACGCGTTAGTCTCGGCCGCGACGGGAGGCCGAGATGACGACGCTGACGACCGCGGTCGATCCCCGGTCCCCCGAGGCCCGGGCCAACGCCGACCACATGGCCGCGCTCGTGGCCGACCTCCGCGCCACGATGGAGCGCGCTCGCGAGGGGGGGGGCGAAGCGGCCCGCGCGCGCCACGCGGCGCGGGGCAAGATGCTGCCGCGCGACCGCGTCGAGGCCCTGCTCGACCCCGGCTCGCCCTTCCTGGAGATCGGGCCGCTCGCCGCCCACGGCCTCTACGGCGGCGAGGTGCCAGCCGCGGGGCTCATCGCCGGCGTCGGCCGCGTGATGGGCCGCGAGTGCATGGTGGCGGCCAACGACGCCACCGTGAAGGGCGGCACCTACTTCCCGCTCACGGTGAAGAAGCACCTCCGCGCCCAGGAAATCGCGGCCGAGAACCGGCTGCCCTGCCTCTACCTCGTCGATTCCGGCGGCGCGAACCTGCCCAACCAGGACGAGGTGTTCCCGGACCGCGACCATTTCGGCCGCATCTTCTTCAACCAGGCCCGCATGTCCGCCGCCGGCATCCCGCAGGTCGCCGTCGTCATGGGGTCGTGCACGGCGGGGGGCGCCTACGTGCCCGCCATGGCGGACGAATCGGTGATCGTGCGCGGACAGGGCACGATC is drawn from Lichenibacterium dinghuense and contains these coding sequences:
- a CDS encoding HesB/IscA family protein, which codes for MAVRKRYQVMSLTESAAARVQEIMGNAATKPFGLRVGVKNGGCAGMSYTMEMADAPAPADEVVEDKGVRILIDPKAVLFLLGTEMDFETTKLSSGFTFRNPNQTSACGCGESVAITPASPEALAGAA
- the gltX gene encoding glutamate--tRNA ligase, encoding MSEPVITRFAPSPTGFLHIGGARTALFNWLHARRHGGTMLLRIEDTDRERSTTAAIDAILDGLRWLGLDWVGEVVYQASRAERHREAVEALLEQGRAYRCYATPAELDEMRELARAEKRPPRYDGRWRDRDPAEAPAGVRPVVRLRAPQDGSTVLHDGVQGTVTWANKDLDDLVLLRSDGSPTYMLAVVVDDHDMGVTQIIRGDDHLTNAARQMQIYEALGWSVPAMAHIPLIHGADGAKLSKRHGALGVEQYRAMGYLPEALRNYLLRLGWSQGDREFFTTDEMVSAFDLGGVGRSPSRFDFAKLENMDGHYIRGADDAHLVEALIATLPHLPGGDAIAAKLDGAMRSKLLAAMPGLKERAKTLVELLDGAMFLFAERPLAMDAKATDILAKGAGVLRGLLPRLEGLNDWSAAATEGAVRAEAEATGAKLGQVAQPLRAALTGRSTSPGIFDVLDVLGRDESLGRLRDAAGTAP
- a CDS encoding ComEC/Rec2 family competence protein — protein: MPNAFRGGGSAGVAQGAWPRRAAALSARLGGLSLARSWAEEWDERRPFLWLPVAAGAGVFLYLAAEREPVLWLPLAALALCVGACVALRGRPGPLGAALLALALVGGFVSAELRARAVATPMLDRVRILKLTGTIEEVDLRPAGARVLLAVTGADGIDAARVPRRVRLTTKRLGDLAAGSAVAVTARLLPPARAAAPDEYDFARDAFFSGIGAVGTALGRIAPTAAGDDSGWAARLHRAVDRARNALAIRVSAVVGDGDTGAIAAAMVTGKRDLLSAEGREVIREAGIFHIITIAGVQMTLVAGLLFGAVRRLLALSPELALRRPIKAWAAGVALLGAVAYDIGTGSRVGTQRALFMTAIMLAAAIAGRRALTMRNLGFAALLVVAIEPEQVAGASFQLSFAAVSALIAVQEARTRRAPDDLFAEPKPRAPRAPPWRGRAGRAAASVLHLLTATVFATLATASFMAAEFHELSPYVFVGNPLTLAMIEFFAVPGALLGTLLYPLGLDAPVWHWVGWGIRAVLWVARILGAAPMSTLHLPAFVPWALPCLALALLSVVIWRTALLRLTAVPLLALGLTGAACGPSADLIVAPTGDALAVRGPDGTLGTLGRASGFTAAQWLRADGDARDAEALGKAALVAPGARCDRLGCTAPLPGGGAVALVADAGGFAEDCRRAAIVVSPLVAPLPCAAGIVIDRLSLESSGAVALRRTADGWARRDARSPGEDRPWSPAPPLRRRSEPRIRPGAEPANDAGTPPDGEAEAVRIP